The following are from one region of the Hydrogenophaga sp. BPS33 genome:
- a CDS encoding HAMP domain-containing sensor histidine kinase, with protein MSSLFGSRLYVRIWLAVVAAVTVLTLVVGWLWQQALDEDRAEREARITRTIVVRDGAREVLGEAPARAVTIPGEGWEFEVPLKSGQTIYVLLPRSGRPASNPGRRAPEWLQTPTGFAWLLGLVASAVALGAYPIVRRLTKRLEALQKGVERWGDGDLSTRLPMGGQDEVAFLATRFNAAAERVQTLVQSHKALLANASHELRSPLTRIRMGLELLGKDGASAAQRAEIVRSIDELDQLIDEILLASRLDLRDARDASALGPIEEVDLVGLAAEECARTGADLDIAPGAAPLLVQGQARLLRRVLRNLLENARRYGGSANAVEGGDAQVRLSILAPSTATGRGDADRATLWVEDHGAGVPPDQRERIFEPFYRLPGASEREGGVGLGLSLVKTIVERHGGTVHCEDRPGGGARFVVRLPI; from the coding sequence ATGAGCAGTCTCTTCGGCTCCCGCTTGTACGTGCGCATCTGGCTCGCCGTGGTGGCGGCCGTGACCGTGCTCACGCTGGTCGTGGGCTGGTTGTGGCAGCAGGCGCTGGACGAAGACCGTGCCGAGCGCGAGGCGCGCATCACGCGCACGATCGTCGTGCGCGATGGCGCGCGTGAGGTTCTGGGCGAGGCGCCCGCTCGGGCGGTGACCATCCCGGGGGAGGGTTGGGAATTCGAAGTTCCTTTGAAAAGTGGGCAGACGATCTACGTGTTGCTGCCGCGCTCCGGCCGGCCTGCTTCCAATCCTGGCCGCCGTGCGCCCGAGTGGCTGCAGACACCGACCGGCTTTGCCTGGCTCCTGGGGCTGGTGGCTTCGGCGGTGGCGCTCGGCGCCTACCCGATCGTGCGCCGCCTGACCAAGCGCCTGGAGGCCTTGCAGAAGGGCGTGGAGCGTTGGGGCGACGGCGACCTGTCCACGCGACTGCCCATGGGCGGGCAGGACGAGGTGGCCTTCCTGGCGACCCGGTTCAACGCGGCCGCGGAGCGCGTGCAGACCCTCGTGCAATCGCACAAGGCCTTGTTGGCCAACGCGTCGCACGAACTGCGCTCGCCGCTTACGCGCATCCGCATGGGCCTGGAGCTGCTGGGCAAGGACGGCGCCAGCGCCGCGCAGCGTGCGGAGATCGTGCGCAGCATTGATGAACTGGACCAGCTCATCGACGAGATCCTGCTGGCCAGCCGGCTGGACCTGCGCGATGCGCGCGACGCCTCGGCGCTCGGGCCGATCGAAGAAGTCGACCTGGTGGGCCTGGCCGCGGAAGAGTGCGCGCGCACCGGCGCGGACCTGGACATCGCGCCGGGCGCCGCGCCGCTGCTGGTGCAAGGCCAGGCGCGCCTGTTGCGCCGGGTGCTGCGCAACCTGCTGGAGAATGCCCGCCGCTACGGCGGTTCCGCGAACGCGGTGGAAGGTGGTGATGCGCAGGTGCGCTTGAGCATTCTGGCGCCGAGCACCGCCACCGGCCGGGGTGATGCAGACCGGGCCACGCTCTGGGTGGAAGACCACGGCGCTGGCGTGCCCCCCGATCAGCGCGAGCGCATCTTTGAGCCTTTCTACCGCTTGCCGGGCGCCAGCGAACGCGAAGGGGGTGTGGGCCTGGGCTTGTCGCTGGTGAAAACGATCGTGGAGCGCCATGGTGGCACGGTGCACTGCGAAGACCGGCCCGGCGGTGGTGCGCGGTTCGTGGTGCGGTTGCCGATCTGA
- a CDS encoding M48 family metallopeptidase, whose amino-acid sequence MCFLCDLKSPAPVQPDAQPEHVWTARRGFLLAGTAAAAGAALPALAQVNVGEGSTLRNLVPAEELEKAAGQQYGQMMAEAESKKLLMPASNPQVQRLQTIARRIIPHSAQWNSRAKDWKWEVNLVKSDQVNAFCMPGGKIAFYTGILDKLGLSDDETAMIMGHEMAHALREHARSRVAKSNATGIGLSVVSQLLGLGQLGDIAANLGTQLLTLKFSREDETEADLVGLELAARSAYQPRAAVTLWQKMTANAGGQGAGFLSTHPSGPNRIRELEANVPKVQGLYEQARRG is encoded by the coding sequence ATGTGCTTTCTCTGCGACCTGAAGTCCCCCGCCCCCGTCCAACCCGACGCACAGCCCGAGCACGTGTGGACGGCGCGGCGCGGTTTTCTATTGGCGGGCACCGCCGCCGCTGCGGGTGCAGCCCTGCCGGCCCTGGCCCAGGTCAACGTGGGCGAAGGCTCCACGCTGCGCAACCTGGTGCCGGCCGAAGAGCTGGAGAAAGCTGCGGGCCAGCAGTATGGGCAGATGATGGCCGAGGCCGAGTCCAAGAAGCTGCTCATGCCAGCCAGCAACCCGCAAGTGCAGCGCCTGCAGACCATCGCGCGCCGCATCATTCCGCACTCGGCGCAATGGAACTCGCGCGCCAAGGACTGGAAGTGGGAAGTCAACCTGGTCAAGAGCGACCAAGTCAATGCGTTCTGCATGCCCGGCGGCAAGATCGCGTTTTACACCGGCATCCTCGACAAACTCGGTCTGAGCGATGACGAGACGGCGATGATCATGGGCCATGAAATGGCGCATGCCTTGCGCGAACACGCCCGTTCGCGCGTGGCCAAGAGCAATGCCACGGGCATCGGCTTGTCGGTCGTGTCGCAGTTGCTCGGCCTGGGCCAGCTTGGTGACATCGCGGCCAACCTGGGCACGCAGCTGCTCACCCTCAAATTCAGCCGCGAAGACGAAACCGAGGCCGATCTGGTGGGGCTGGAACTCGCTGCCCGCTCGGCCTACCAGCCGCGTGCCGCTGTCACGCTGTGGCAGAAGATGACCGCCAATGCCGGTGGCCAGGGCGCCGGCTTCCTCTCCACCCACCCCAGCGGCCCCAACCGCATCCGCGAGCTGGAGGCGAATGTGCCCAAGGTGCAGGGGTTGTACGAGCAGGCGCGTCGGGGCTGA
- a CDS encoding AmpG family muropeptide MFS transporter, which produces MPPAQPSQDNATTPADAAARPSWGETLRVYLEPASLRMFALGFSAGLPLLLVLGTLSFRLREAGLDRTTIGYLSWVGLAYGFKWCWAPLVDRLPIPLLTRWMGRRRSWLLLSQCCVMAALVGMALADPRSELKLVVWCALAVAFASATQDIALDAFRIESADTRHQGALAATYQTGYRLAMIWAGAGVLWIAARAEVAPAAAAGTVAGALYQQAAWTTAYLVMAASMLVGVLTVLFSREPARVALPPAKNAAYWLRGALIEPFADFLRRYGKQALLILALIGIYRISDVVMGIMANPFYVDMGYTKDEVAAVTKVFGVIMTLVGAFIGGAMSLRLGVMRVLMLGAVLSAASNLLFAWLAGHGHDLTALVLVISADNLSAGVASAAFIAYLSGLTNVQYSATQYALFSSMMLLAPKWLAGYSGAFVDAYDYPTFFMATACLGVPVLLLIWLAGRWAPVDPKA; this is translated from the coding sequence ATGCCACCAGCCCAGCCCTCGCAGGACAACGCCACGACGCCGGCCGACGCAGCGGCGCGACCCAGTTGGGGCGAGACCCTGCGCGTCTACCTGGAGCCGGCCAGCCTGCGCATGTTCGCGCTCGGGTTCTCGGCCGGCCTGCCCTTGCTGCTGGTGCTGGGCACGCTGAGCTTTCGCCTGCGCGAAGCCGGGCTGGACCGCACCACCATCGGCTATCTGAGCTGGGTCGGCCTGGCCTATGGCTTCAAGTGGTGCTGGGCACCCTTGGTCGACCGTCTGCCCATTCCGCTGCTCACGCGCTGGATGGGCCGCCGGCGCAGCTGGCTGCTGCTCTCGCAGTGCTGCGTCATGGCGGCGTTGGTGGGCATGGCCTTGGCCGATCCCCGCAGCGAACTCAAGCTCGTGGTGTGGTGCGCATTGGCGGTGGCCTTCGCCTCGGCCACGCAAGACATCGCGCTCGATGCCTTCCGCATCGAATCGGCCGACACGCGCCACCAGGGCGCGCTGGCCGCGACCTACCAGACCGGCTACCGCCTGGCCATGATCTGGGCCGGTGCTGGCGTGTTGTGGATCGCCGCGCGCGCTGAGGTGGCACCCGCGGCGGCAGCGGGCACGGTGGCGGGTGCGCTGTACCAGCAAGCCGCATGGACCACGGCCTACCTGGTGATGGCAGCGAGCATGCTGGTCGGCGTGCTGACGGTGCTGTTCTCGCGCGAGCCGGCTCGCGTGGCCTTGCCACCGGCGAAGAATGCCGCCTACTGGTTGCGCGGCGCGCTGATCGAACCGTTTGCCGACTTCCTGCGGCGCTATGGCAAGCAGGCGCTGTTGATCCTGGCGCTGATCGGCATCTACCGCATCAGCGATGTGGTGATGGGCATCATGGCCAACCCGTTCTACGTCGACATGGGCTACACCAAGGACGAGGTGGCCGCCGTCACCAAGGTGTTTGGCGTGATCATGACGCTGGTGGGCGCCTTCATCGGCGGCGCGATGTCGCTGCGCCTGGGCGTGATGCGCGTGCTCATGCTGGGCGCCGTGCTGTCGGCCGCAAGCAATCTGCTGTTTGCCTGGCTGGCGGGCCACGGGCACGACCTCACCGCGCTGGTGCTGGTGATCTCGGCCGACAACCTGAGCGCTGGCGTGGCCTCGGCGGCCTTCATCGCCTATCTCTCCGGCCTCACCAACGTGCAGTATTCGGCCACGCAATACGCGTTGTTCAGCTCCATGATGCTGCTCGCACCGAAGTGGCTCGCGGGCTACTCGGGCGCGTTCGTCGACGCTTACGACTACCCCACCTTCTTCATGGCCACGGCCTGTCTGGGCGTGCCGGTGCTGCTGCTGATCTGGCTGGCCGGGCGCTGGGCCCCGGTGGATCCGAAAGCCTAA
- a CDS encoding response regulator, producing MTSPLLMIEDDSRLAQMVVEYLGQSGFEVTHASDGQQGLEQLTLIQPELVILDLMMPGMDGLEVCRRIRSLPGDAARVPVLMLTAKGDPMDRIIGLELGADDYLPKPFEPRELLARVRAVLRRRGENGQSSPTRTTPVLRFGSLEIDRDARTVQVAAQLCELTSYQFDLLVAMAERAGRVLTRDQIMEAVRGRELEAFDRSIDVHIGRIRNAIEVDSKDPKRILTVRGVGYVFAKQQE from the coding sequence ATGACCTCTCCCCTGCTGATGATTGAAGACGACAGCCGACTGGCGCAGATGGTGGTGGAGTACCTCGGCCAGTCCGGCTTCGAGGTGACGCACGCCAGCGACGGTCAACAGGGCCTGGAGCAACTGACGTTGATCCAGCCCGAGCTGGTCATCCTGGACCTGATGATGCCGGGCATGGATGGCCTGGAGGTGTGCCGGCGCATCCGCTCCCTGCCTGGAGACGCCGCGCGCGTGCCGGTGCTCATGCTGACCGCCAAGGGCGACCCGATGGACCGCATCATCGGTCTGGAGCTCGGTGCGGACGACTACCTGCCCAAACCGTTCGAGCCACGCGAATTGCTGGCGCGCGTGCGCGCCGTGCTGCGCCGGCGCGGCGAAAACGGCCAGAGCAGCCCGACGCGGACCACGCCGGTCTTGCGCTTCGGCTCGCTGGAGATCGACCGCGATGCGCGCACCGTGCAGGTGGCCGCCCAGCTGTGCGAACTCACGTCCTACCAGTTCGACCTGCTGGTGGCCATGGCCGAGCGCGCCGGGCGTGTGCTCACGCGCGACCAGATCATGGAGGCGGTGCGCGGCCGCGAGCTCGAGGCCTTCGACCGCTCGATCGACGTGCACATCGGCCGCATCCGCAACGCCATCGAAGTCGACAGCAAGGACCCCAAGCGCATCCTCACCGTGCGCGGTGTGGGCTACGTGTTTGCCAAGCAGCAGGAATGA
- a CDS encoding sugar transferase, with translation MKRLFDLLLALCAAAVLLVPVVLVALAVRLTSPGPALYWSDRVGRRNRVFKMPKFRSMRVDTPAVATHLLTDPGQYLTPIGSFLRKSSLDELPQLWSILKGDMSFVGPRPALFNQDDLIALRTELGVHELVPGLTGWAQVNGRDELPIPQKVALDAEYLRRQSVLFDLHILWMTFVKVLRRDGVTH, from the coding sequence ATGAAACGCCTCTTCGATCTGCTCCTGGCCCTGTGCGCCGCCGCCGTGTTGCTGGTACCCGTGGTGCTGGTGGCCCTCGCGGTGCGGCTCACCTCGCCCGGCCCTGCCCTGTACTGGAGCGACCGCGTCGGCCGCCGCAACCGCGTCTTCAAAATGCCCAAGTTCCGCAGCATGCGCGTGGACACCCCAGCCGTGGCCACCCACCTGCTGACCGATCCGGGCCAGTACCTCACGCCCATCGGGTCCTTCCTGCGCAAGAGCAGCCTGGACGAGCTGCCCCAACTCTGGAGCATTCTCAAAGGCGACATGAGCTTCGTCGGGCCTCGCCCTGCCCTGTTCAACCAGGACGATCTGATCGCGCTGCGCACCGAACTAGGGGTGCACGAACTCGTGCCCGGGCTCACTGGGTGGGCCCAGGTGAACGGACGCGACGAGCTGCCGATTCCCCAGAAAGTGGCACTGGATGCAGAATACCTGCGCCGCCAGTCCGTGCTCTTCGACCTGCACATTCTCTGGATGACGTTCGTCAAAGTGCTGCGCCGCGACGGCGTGACCCACTGA
- a CDS encoding class I SAM-dependent methyltransferase produces MKNTDAPGPTQEQVAKDFDNVAASYRDDLDQTLAFTGMEHTFFVNLKRDHIVRLAQEHFSDLSAVDALDLGCGVGAYHSGLKGRFRELHGIDVSTQSIQVAAAQHPFVRYATFDGVRLPYADGQFALTFAVCVMHHVPPEQWASLLKELHRVTRPNGLLLIFEHNPYNPATQYVVKTCDIDKDAVLLRPRTLKKLAEAAGFQALYTKTIISVPPSSAFLKRLDALLGHLPFGAQYYLRGVKAPA; encoded by the coding sequence ATGAAGAACACTGACGCACCAGGCCCGACGCAGGAACAGGTCGCCAAAGATTTCGACAATGTGGCTGCCAGCTACCGGGATGATCTGGACCAGACGCTGGCCTTTACTGGCATGGAGCATACGTTCTTCGTCAACCTGAAGCGCGACCACATCGTGCGATTGGCGCAGGAACATTTCTCAGATCTTTCTGCGGTCGATGCCCTGGACCTTGGCTGTGGCGTGGGCGCCTACCACAGTGGTCTCAAGGGTCGCTTTCGAGAATTGCACGGCATCGACGTGTCGACGCAGAGCATCCAGGTTGCCGCCGCGCAGCACCCTTTTGTGAGGTATGCCACCTTCGACGGTGTTCGCTTACCTTATGCGGATGGGCAGTTCGCTCTCACGTTCGCGGTCTGCGTGATGCACCACGTGCCGCCAGAGCAGTGGGCGTCTTTGTTGAAAGAGCTCCACCGGGTGACGAGGCCCAACGGATTGCTGCTGATCTTCGAGCACAACCCCTACAACCCCGCCACGCAATATGTGGTGAAGACATGCGACATCGACAAGGACGCAGTGTTGTTGCGACCACGGACACTGAAAAAGCTGGCTGAAGCGGCCGGGTTTCAGGCGTTGTATACCAAGACCATCATTTCGGTGCCACCCTCGAGTGCCTTCCTGAAGCGCCTGGATGCTCTCCTCGGACATCTACCCTTTGGCGCGCAATACTATCTGCGTGGCGTCAAAGCACCGGCTTGA
- a CDS encoding Gfo/Idh/MocA family oxidoreductase: MLSSDIYPLARNTICVASKHRLERDSLMADDFCDRLAHFWRFAASPVPTLIVGGGRWGKVWSTVIAGARSNAQELVMAARTDPFAVRNWAAREPGCSELAVHESIAEAVASRPQTALAVVCSRPQDHLRDVLESIRCGLHVLVEKPMSTCSENARHMLTAARQARRRLAVGTEFAFLPALHQCVHAWGLATRAGLEVRLVWHDVLSEARYGATKSRHAEVDALGDLLPHAFSIFHTLAPGNRFHLAHAHQTPDGNAGVIRLEGQRSGVFTMDFDLASQERQRRVEMRVGTDRVVVDFQEKQSSMFVNQQPYALDPRLVPLNSTLRLEWGAFVASWSASNQHADPDSFLEALIQLQMALESSRR; this comes from the coding sequence ATGCTCTCCTCGGACATCTACCCTTTGGCGCGCAATACTATCTGCGTGGCGTCAAAGCACCGGCTTGAGCGCGACAGCCTTATGGCAGATGACTTTTGCGACCGACTCGCTCATTTCTGGCGTTTTGCGGCATCACCCGTCCCCACGCTGATCGTGGGAGGCGGCCGCTGGGGGAAGGTGTGGTCCACGGTGATCGCAGGTGCTCGGAGCAACGCCCAGGAACTTGTGATGGCTGCGCGCACCGATCCGTTTGCGGTGCGAAACTGGGCAGCCCGCGAGCCCGGCTGTAGCGAGCTGGCCGTGCACGAGAGCATCGCTGAGGCGGTGGCATCTCGCCCGCAGACCGCACTGGCCGTGGTCTGCAGCCGTCCGCAAGACCACCTGAGGGACGTTCTCGAATCAATTCGTTGCGGATTGCACGTGCTGGTGGAGAAGCCGATGTCGACCTGCTCGGAGAATGCCCGGCACATGCTGACGGCCGCGCGGCAAGCCCGGCGTCGGCTCGCGGTGGGGACGGAGTTTGCCTTCCTGCCGGCCTTGCACCAGTGCGTGCACGCGTGGGGATTGGCCACGCGTGCAGGCCTGGAGGTCCGCTTGGTATGGCATGACGTGCTCTCCGAGGCCCGGTACGGCGCTACCAAGTCCCGGCATGCCGAAGTTGATGCTCTAGGCGATCTGCTGCCGCACGCTTTCTCGATCTTTCACACGCTGGCACCTGGCAACCGCTTCCATCTTGCTCACGCGCACCAGACGCCGGATGGAAATGCAGGCGTCATCCGCTTGGAAGGCCAAAGGTCCGGTGTTTTCACGATGGACTTCGATTTGGCGTCACAGGAGCGTCAGCGTCGCGTGGAAATGCGTGTCGGTACGGATCGGGTGGTTGTCGATTTTCAAGAAAAGCAGTCGTCCATGTTCGTGAACCAGCAACCTTACGCACTGGACCCGCGGCTTGTGCCCTTAAACAGCACCCTGCGCCTGGAGTGGGGGGCGTTCGTCGCGTCTTGGTCCGCTTCCAATCAGCATGCTGATCCAGATTCGTTCCTGGAGGCGTTGATTCAGCTCCAGATGGCGTTGGAATCTTCGCGGCGTTGA
- a CDS encoding polysaccharide biosynthesis protein translates to MNTRDNSHSAAAATLLHMPRMAKRLFAVAVDVALCALTVWLALCLRLEHWVRLTPTHLLAIMGSVLMALPLFIRFGLYRAIFRYAGWNAMVNLGQAMVLYALFYATVFTVIGIAGVPRTVGVIQPLLLLVAVGFSRVVVRYWLGGLYRTMLQREHLPGILIYGAGQSGRQLAAALARSSEQRLLGFLDDDDQLQGNSLDGRTVYDPIELVQLIPNLGVTDVLLALPRITRERRLEILEALRQYPVRVRTLPTMSDLASGRVAMSDVQELDVEDLLGREPVTPDTALLTRLIRGKVVAVTGAGGSIGSELCRQIARCQPHTLLLVENSEFALYQIHRELTALLDQDSDLLQADEDAANMAASNTVQLVPLLASVQDEARMLQILQAWRPETVYHAAAYKHVPLVEHNPVQGLRNNVWGTWVCARAAQAAGASHFVLISTDKAVRPTNVMGASKRLAEMVLQALAAEPDSGTTFAMVRFGNVLGSSGSVVPLFREQIRDGGPVTLTHPDITRYFMTIPEAAQLVIQAGAMAHGGDVFVLDMGEPVRIIDLAQRMVELSGLQVKTAQNPTGDIEIQITGLRPGEKLYEELLIGDNPQPTQHKRIMKAQEDCLPWPSLQNRLASLEEAMVRNDGAAVRAMLQACVQGYQPTGEVVDFVHSSLNSSPTPLQA, encoded by the coding sequence ATGAACACAAGGGACAACAGCCACAGCGCCGCTGCAGCCACGCTCCTTCACATGCCGCGCATGGCCAAGCGCCTGTTCGCGGTGGCGGTGGATGTGGCCCTGTGCGCGCTCACCGTCTGGCTGGCGCTCTGCCTGCGCCTGGAACACTGGGTGCGCCTCACGCCCACGCACCTGCTGGCCATCATGGGCTCGGTGCTCATGGCCCTGCCGCTGTTCATCCGTTTCGGCCTGTACCGCGCCATCTTCCGCTATGCGGGCTGGAACGCCATGGTCAATCTGGGCCAGGCGATGGTGTTGTACGCGCTGTTCTATGCCACGGTCTTCACCGTGATCGGGATTGCGGGCGTGCCGCGCACCGTGGGCGTGATCCAGCCGCTGCTGCTGCTGGTGGCCGTCGGGTTCAGCCGCGTCGTGGTGCGGTATTGGCTCGGGGGCTTGTACCGCACGATGCTGCAGCGCGAGCACCTGCCCGGCATCCTGATCTACGGTGCCGGTCAGTCCGGCAGACAGTTGGCCGCCGCGCTGGCGCGCAGCAGCGAGCAACGCCTGCTCGGCTTTCTCGACGACGACGACCAGCTGCAAGGCAACAGCCTCGACGGCCGCACGGTGTACGACCCGATCGAGCTGGTACAACTGATCCCCAACCTGGGCGTCACGGACGTGTTGCTGGCCCTGCCCAGAATCACCCGGGAACGCCGCCTGGAGATTCTCGAAGCCCTGCGCCAGTACCCGGTGCGCGTGCGCACGCTGCCCACCATGTCAGACCTCGCATCCGGGCGCGTCGCCATGAGCGACGTGCAGGAGCTCGATGTCGAAGACTTGCTCGGACGCGAACCCGTCACACCCGACACCGCCCTGCTCACACGGCTGATCCGCGGCAAGGTGGTGGCCGTCACCGGGGCGGGGGGCAGCATCGGCAGCGAGCTGTGCCGCCAGATCGCCCGGTGCCAGCCGCACACCTTGCTGCTCGTCGAGAACAGCGAGTTCGCGCTCTACCAGATCCACCGCGAACTGACCGCACTGCTGGACCAGGACAGCGATCTGCTGCAAGCAGACGAGGATGCCGCGAACATGGCGGCATCGAACACCGTGCAGTTGGTGCCCCTGCTGGCCTCTGTGCAGGACGAAGCCCGCATGCTGCAGATCCTGCAGGCCTGGCGGCCCGAAACCGTCTACCACGCCGCCGCCTACAAGCACGTGCCGCTGGTGGAGCACAACCCCGTGCAAGGCTTGCGCAACAACGTCTGGGGCACCTGGGTGTGCGCACGCGCCGCACAGGCCGCCGGCGCATCCCACTTCGTCCTGATCAGCACCGACAAGGCCGTGCGCCCCACCAACGTGATGGGCGCGAGCAAGCGCCTGGCCGAAATGGTGCTGCAAGCTCTCGCGGCCGAGCCGGACAGCGGCACGACCTTCGCCATGGTGCGCTTTGGCAACGTGCTGGGCTCCAGCGGTTCGGTGGTGCCGTTGTTTCGGGAGCAGATCCGCGACGGCGGGCCGGTCACCCTCACGCACCCCGACATCACGCGCTACTTCATGACCATTCCCGAGGCCGCGCAACTGGTGATCCAGGCCGGGGCAATGGCGCATGGCGGCGATGTGTTCGTGCTCGACATGGGCGAGCCGGTGCGCATCATCGACCTCGCACAGCGCATGGTGGAGCTCTCGGGCCTGCAGGTGAAGACCGCGCAGAATCCCACGGGCGACATCGAAATCCAGATCACCGGACTGCGCCCCGGCGAGAAGCTCTACGAAGAGCTGCTGATCGGCGACAACCCACAGCCCACGCAACACAAGCGCATCATGAAGGCGCAGGAGGACTGCCTGCCCTGGCCGTCGCTGCAAAACCGGTTGGCCTCGCTCGAAGAGGCCATGGTGCGCAACGATGGGGCGGCCGTGCGCGCCATGCTGCAGGCCTGCGTGCAGGGCTACCAGCCCACCGGAGAGGTGGTGGATTTCGTGCACTCGTCCCTCAACAGCAGTCCGACGCCGCTGCAAGCCTGA
- a CDS encoding class I adenylate-forming enzyme family protein encodes MSAPWPSPFPVPPAPSLHALLRQMARDRAQATVLRWHDPAGPARGTAWSRLTFAELDQRADAIAHALTHRHGLRESDRVAWLGLNHPAQIALLFALARVGAMLVPLNHRLSPAEWATVLQDSSPQLLVHDDTLQPSARALASHTNTRVLSVHELPIDGESPINATGTADHPALLVYTSGTTGTPKGAVHTQAHLLANMAIAAQAQGMHASDTVLTVLPLFHVGGLCIQTLPALAVGAQVLLHARFDPTATLQAIGVERPTLTLQVPATLQALTTHPGWPGTDLSSLRAIWAGSSLLPATLIEACHARGVPVCNVYGSTETGPFSIALPATHAASHLGSCGWPAPGVHASLRDVHEQPVAEGAVGEVWVRAPNVVRRYWPDVPACDADGFFHTGDLAQQAADGSFTIVGRAKDMLISGGENIYPAEIENLLAQHPWVAECAVIGQPDARWGEVVVAVVVLHAAAGTDWTDALRNFLDGRLARYKWPRRWHRVNALPRTALGKVQKSALPALLP; translated from the coding sequence ATGTCCGCGCCCTGGCCCTCCCCATTCCCAGTGCCGCCCGCGCCGAGCCTGCACGCGTTGCTGCGCCAGATGGCACGCGATCGCGCGCAGGCCACGGTGCTGCGCTGGCACGATCCCGCAGGCCCTGCGCGGGGCACGGCGTGGTCCCGCCTGACGTTCGCCGAACTCGACCAACGTGCCGACGCGATCGCACACGCGCTCACGCACCGCCACGGCCTTCGCGAGAGCGACCGCGTGGCCTGGCTGGGCCTGAACCACCCGGCCCAGATCGCACTGCTGTTCGCGCTCGCGCGCGTGGGCGCGATGCTCGTGCCACTGAACCACCGCCTCTCGCCGGCCGAGTGGGCCACCGTGCTGCAAGACAGCAGCCCTCAACTGCTGGTGCACGACGACACGCTGCAGCCGTCCGCCCGGGCATTGGCATCGCACACGAACACGCGCGTGCTGTCGGTGCACGAACTGCCCATCGATGGCGAGAGCCCGATCAACGCCACCGGCACGGCTGACCACCCCGCCCTGCTGGTCTACACCTCTGGCACCACCGGCACCCCCAAGGGCGCGGTGCACACCCAGGCCCACTTGCTGGCCAACATGGCCATCGCCGCGCAGGCGCAGGGCATGCACGCGAGCGACACCGTGCTCACCGTGCTGCCGCTCTTTCACGTGGGCGGCCTGTGCATCCAGACCCTGCCCGCGCTCGCCGTGGGCGCACAAGTGCTGCTGCACGCGCGCTTCGACCCGACCGCGACCTTGCAAGCGATCGGGGTCGAACGCCCCACGCTCACGCTCCAGGTGCCGGCCACCTTGCAAGCATTGACCACCCACCCGGGCTGGCCGGGCACCGACCTCTCCAGCCTGCGCGCGATCTGGGCCGGCTCCAGCCTGCTGCCCGCCACGCTGATCGAGGCGTGCCACGCACGCGGCGTGCCGGTGTGCAACGTGTACGGCAGCACCGAAACCGGCCCGTTTTCCATCGCACTGCCCGCCACCCATGCCGCGAGCCACCTCGGTTCGTGCGGTTGGCCCGCGCCCGGCGTACACGCGAGCTTGCGCGACGTGCACGAACAACCGGTCGCCGAAGGCGCCGTGGGCGAGGTATGGGTGCGCGCGCCCAACGTGGTGCGGCGCTACTGGCCCGATGTGCCGGCGTGCGATGCCGATGGCTTCTTCCACACCGGCGACCTGGCGCAGCAAGCGGCCGATGGCAGCTTCACCATCGTCGGCCGGGCCAAGGACATGTTGATCTCCGGTGGCGAGAACATTTACCCGGCCGAGATCGAGAACCTGCTGGCGCAACACCCCTGGGTGGCCGAATGCGCCGTCATCGGCCAGCCCGATGCGCGCTGGGGCGAGGTGGTGGTGGCGGTGGTCGTGCTGCACGCCGCCGCGGGTACGGATTGGACGGATGCCTTGCGCAATTTTCTGGACGGCCGCCTGGCGCGCTACAAATGGCCGCGCCGTTGGCACCGCGTAAATGCCTTGCCCCGGACCGCCTTGGGCAAGGTGCAGAAGTCGGCGCTTCCCGCTCTGCTGCCCTGA